Proteins encoded in a region of the Paenibacillus sp. E222 genome:
- a CDS encoding ABC transporter permease, protein MKDKSLDFAFRYGAIIVIIGVIAFFGIKLPYFFTYSNLTDILGSISIVTFVAIGVTLSLIVDGFDLSVGATVSLTTVVTASLMIWYQQPLAVVIIVPLIIGAVIGWLNSLLIVKLRIPDLLATLATMYIIGGIHKTYAQGYTIYNHMQFPDGSKAAGEMDPTFLQLGQGKWLGMPISVILLLIAVIGVHIFLTYTKYGRQMYVTGGNEEAARLSGIKVKKVRTLAYVAAGVFAAIGGIIYASKVGSGQIDAGSPLLMESVAAVFVGFSVFGAGKPNVIGTFIGSVLIGVLVNGLTMMNVQYFTHDIVKGGVLVLALAVTFYVLNRNRT, encoded by the coding sequence ATGAAGGATAAATCATTGGATTTTGCGTTCCGTTATGGCGCGATTATCGTTATTATTGGTGTTATCGCATTTTTCGGTATTAAATTGCCTTATTTCTTCACGTATAGTAACTTGACCGATATTTTGGGTTCAATCTCTATCGTGACATTTGTGGCGATAGGTGTTACCTTATCTCTCATTGTAGACGGATTTGATCTTTCAGTGGGGGCAACCGTCTCGCTGACAACTGTCGTTACCGCTTCATTAATGATTTGGTATCAGCAGCCGCTGGCAGTTGTCATTATCGTCCCACTGATTATTGGGGCTGTGATTGGTTGGCTTAATTCCTTGCTCATTGTGAAACTTCGTATTCCCGATCTGCTGGCTACCCTTGCCACAATGTACATTATCGGTGGAATTCATAAAACGTATGCTCAAGGATACACGATCTATAACCATATGCAGTTTCCAGACGGAAGCAAGGCTGCTGGAGAGATGGATCCTACATTTCTGCAGCTGGGGCAAGGGAAATGGCTGGGAATGCCGATTTCGGTCATCCTGCTGCTCATTGCGGTTATCGGTGTGCATATCTTTTTGACGTATACGAAGTATGGGCGCCAGATGTATGTTACTGGGGGAAATGAAGAAGCGGCACGCCTATCCGGTATTAAGGTGAAAAAGGTGCGTACACTCGCTTATGTAGCTGCTGGAGTGTTTGCTGCAATCGGCGGTATTATCTATGCATCGAAAGTAGGTTCAGGGCAAATTGATGCCGGTTCTCCGTTGTTAATGGAATCTGTGGCCGCTGTGTTTGTCGGATTCTCTGTATTTGGTGCAGGTAAGCCAAACGTGATCGGAACATTCATTGGCTCGGTTCTAATTGGTGTACTGGTGAACGGTTTGACGATGATGAATGTTCAATATTTCACGCATGATATTGTAAAAGGTGGGGTACTCGTGCTTGCTCTGGCCGTTACATTTTACGTGTTAAACCGCAACCGCACTTGA
- a CDS encoding HU family DNA-binding protein → MNKSDLITHVSEATELSKKDVTKAVDAVFEAISEALQSGDKVQLVGFGNFEVRERSARKGRNPQTGEEIEIPASKIPAFKPGKALKDGIK, encoded by the coding sequence ATGAACAAATCAGACTTGATTACACACGTGTCTGAAGCGACAGAATTGTCCAAAAAGGATGTAACGAAAGCGGTTGATGCCGTATTCGAAGCAATCTCTGAGGCTCTTCAAAGCGGAGACAAAGTACAATTGGTTGGTTTTGGGAACTTCGAAGTTCGCGAGCGCTCTGCACGTAAAGGACGCAACCCGCAAACAGGTGAAGAAATCGAAATTCCTGCGAGCAAAATTCCTGCATTCAAACCAGGTAAAGCGCTCAAAGACGGAATTAAATAA
- the mtrB gene encoding trp RNA-binding attenuation protein MtrB yields MDHPTGSDYIVIKAEENGVQVIGLTRGQDTRFHHTEKLDKGEVMFAQFTNHTSAIKIRGKATLITKHGQIQSE; encoded by the coding sequence ATGGATCATCCAACCGGCAGTGATTATATCGTAATTAAGGCGGAGGAGAACGGTGTTCAGGTGATCGGCTTAACCCGAGGTCAGGATACCCGTTTCCACCATACCGAGAAGCTGGATAAGGGAGAAGTCATGTTTGCCCAATTTACCAATCATACTTCCGCCATTAAAATCCGTGGAAAAGCCACGCTGATCACCAAGCATGGACAGATTCAGTCTGAATAA
- a CDS encoding heptaprenyl diphosphate synthase component 1, with product MNSYRVPQLAKKYTDYDMIRQHTEIPSFPDSRARLLQVFVGRTDEKVHDELYALATSLVQLAMDTHDRIDTISGERREVEMRSRQLNVLAGDYFSSRFYQLLAHAGKIEMIGKLSGAVSEVNARKMTLYERMKKLLVSAEEYLRETIQLKMQLFLSFTGMIRDDEASLWNDLLTEFSYCEAIMEELQQMNDEQNFYHSYAFWHIYEYGNDDERNMLRQPEPDTRAWSGMVLKYRIGEFLLDKLRECTHRIQLLLQDEEDQLGLHEINAILEPYLTYLQPSHAAVRED from the coding sequence ATGAATTCATATCGCGTACCCCAACTAGCAAAGAAATATACGGATTACGACATGATTCGACAACATACGGAAATCCCATCATTTCCGGATAGCCGGGCTCGTCTGCTGCAGGTATTTGTGGGCCGCACAGACGAAAAGGTGCATGATGAGCTATACGCTCTCGCAACCTCGCTCGTTCAGTTGGCCATGGATACGCATGATCGAATCGATACGATATCCGGAGAGCGTAGAGAAGTGGAGATGCGTTCACGCCAGCTGAATGTTCTTGCCGGAGATTATTTCAGTAGTCGTTTCTATCAGTTGCTTGCCCATGCAGGCAAAATTGAAATGATCGGTAAACTTAGTGGTGCTGTATCCGAAGTGAATGCTCGTAAGATGACGCTGTATGAACGGATGAAAAAGCTTCTCGTTTCGGCTGAAGAATACTTGCGTGAAACAATACAGCTGAAGATGCAGCTGTTTCTTTCTTTTACAGGCATGATTCGCGATGACGAAGCATCACTATGGAACGACCTGTTGACCGAATTCAGCTACTGCGAGGCAATTATGGAAGAGCTGCAGCAGATGAATGACGAACAGAACTTTTATCACAGTTATGCTTTCTGGCATATTTACGAGTATGGTAATGACGACGAGCGGAATATGCTGCGTCAGCCAGAGCCGGATACAAGAGCATGGAGCGGTATGGTGCTGAAGTATCGGATCGGCGAGTTTTTGCTGGACAAGCTTCGTGAGTGTACACACCGTATACAACTGTTGCTGCAAGACGAGGAAGATCAACTGGGCCTGCATGAGATCAATGCAATTCTGGAGCCTTACCTGACGTATTTGCAGCCTTCACATGCGGCAGTAAGGGAAGATTGA
- a CDS encoding demethylmenaquinone methyltransferase produces MGSGETKPKEEFVHSVFQSIAGKYDVMNDILSFRRHKAWRKFTMKKMNMSKGDTGLDLCCGTCDWTLAMAEASETGHMHGLDFSSNMLEVGQTKVDAVNRQKQITLVQGNAMSLPFEDNSFDYVTIGFGLRNVPDLRQVLSEMKRVVKPGGMVVCLELSKPTWQPFKGIYYFYFEQVLPNLAKLFAKRYEQYKWLPDSLALFPGRKELADIFAETGLKQVQAYPLTGGIAALHIGTKENQHV; encoded by the coding sequence ATGGGGAGCGGAGAGACCAAACCTAAAGAAGAATTTGTCCATTCTGTTTTTCAGAGTATAGCCGGTAAATATGACGTCATGAATGATATTCTGAGTTTCCGCAGGCACAAGGCTTGGCGTAAATTCACCATGAAGAAGATGAATATGTCCAAAGGTGATACCGGTCTTGATCTGTGCTGCGGCACATGTGACTGGACGCTCGCGATGGCTGAAGCAAGTGAAACAGGTCACATGCATGGACTGGATTTCAGCAGCAACATGTTAGAGGTGGGACAAACCAAGGTTGACGCTGTAAATCGTCAAAAACAAATTACGTTGGTACAGGGCAATGCGATGTCGCTTCCCTTTGAAGACAATTCATTCGATTATGTGACGATCGGTTTTGGACTGCGTAATGTACCGGATCTGAGACAGGTTCTGTCGGAGATGAAACGTGTAGTGAAACCGGGTGGCATGGTGGTGTGCCTGGAATTGTCCAAGCCGACATGGCAGCCGTTTAAAGGTATTTATTATTTTTATTTTGAACAAGTATTACCCAATCTTGCCAAATTGTTTGCCAAACGTTATGAGCAGTATAAATGGCTGCCGGACTCACTTGCACTTTTTCCAGGAAGAAAGGAACTGGCCGATATTTTCGCTGAAACTGGATTAAAGCAAGTGCAGGCCTATCCTCTGACCGGAGGTATTGCGGCATTGCATATTGGAACCAAGGAGAATCAGCATGTTTAG
- a CDS encoding UbiA-like polyprenyltransferase, translating into MFRKIRIFLEMIKIEHTLFALPFAFMGAILGSMVVNDTFPTWMQIMWVLLAMIGARSAAFGLNRMIDQAIDKKNPRTAMRAIPAGLLKNGEVVIFIIVSFVLLFWASSNLNVLSMQLLPIAVFMLVLYSYTKRFTWLCHVVLGMTIGLAPLGGWVAVTGTMDWTAIVLYVTIVFWTAGFDIIYACQDLDFDQGEGLHSIPSRFGLNKSLQIAKFFHVITAIGFLALLLLTDLSWWYGAGMLITYGILFYEHYIVSPNDMSRVQTAFFTMNSVLSLVVFTFTLIDLAVK; encoded by the coding sequence ATGTTTAGGAAAATTCGCATCTTTTTAGAAATGATCAAAATTGAACACACGCTTTTCGCTTTACCTTTTGCATTTATGGGAGCCATCCTCGGTTCCATGGTAGTGAATGATACATTCCCGACCTGGATGCAGATTATGTGGGTACTACTGGCTATGATTGGTGCAAGAAGTGCTGCTTTTGGCTTGAACCGCATGATTGACCAGGCCATAGACAAGAAAAATCCACGTACCGCGATGAGAGCAATTCCGGCCGGTTTGTTGAAAAATGGTGAGGTCGTTATTTTTATCATAGTATCATTTGTGCTCTTGTTCTGGGCCTCATCCAACCTTAACGTGTTATCCATGCAGCTGTTGCCGATAGCTGTATTTATGCTGGTATTGTATTCATATACCAAACGTTTCACCTGGTTGTGTCACGTAGTGCTTGGTATGACCATTGGTCTGGCTCCACTTGGGGGTTGGGTAGCGGTAACGGGTACGATGGATTGGACAGCGATTGTGCTGTACGTTACGATTGTGTTCTGGACTGCAGGGTTCGATATCATCTATGCATGTCAGGATCTGGATTTTGATCAGGGCGAGGGTCTTCATTCCATACCTTCCCGTTTTGGTCTTAACAAATCATTGCAGATCGCAAAGTTCTTCCACGTGATTACAGCAATCGGTTTTCTTGCTTTGTTATTGTTGACCGATCTGAGCTGGTGGTATGGTGCCGGAATGCTGATTACTTATGGTATCCTCTTCTATGAACACTATATTGTATCGCCAAATGACATGAGCCGGGTGCAGACCGCATTCTTTACAATGAACAGTGTGCTCAGTCTGGTTGTATTCACATTTACTTTAATTGATCTGGCGGTGAAATAA
- a CDS encoding UbiX family flavin prenyltransferase, which yields MQQPDNKRLVVGITGASGSIYGIRLIETLLDLEYTVHLVISNAGWRVLKEEMDWDVANRDRVLEEKFGGRAGSLIYHPVSDIGASIASGSFLAEGMIIMPCSMGTLSSIAQGSSDNLMSRAADVMMKEGRTLILVPRETPLHAIHLENMLKLSRLGVRMIPAMPAFYYKPQTMDELILFLVGKVLDSLRIPHQLFTRWGEPDERG from the coding sequence ATGCAGCAGCCGGACAATAAACGACTAGTTGTCGGAATTACCGGGGCCAGTGGAAGTATATATGGCATCAGATTAATTGAAACGCTGCTTGATCTTGAATACACCGTGCATCTGGTGATCTCCAATGCTGGGTGGCGTGTATTAAAAGAAGAAATGGACTGGGATGTTGCGAATCGGGACCGTGTACTGGAAGAAAAATTCGGCGGCCGTGCGGGTTCCCTGATCTATCATCCCGTTAGTGATATTGGTGCCTCCATCGCAAGTGGTTCTTTCCTGGCAGAAGGCATGATTATAATGCCGTGCTCCATGGGTACTCTTTCATCCATTGCACAAGGCTCGTCGGACAATCTGATGTCCCGGGCTGCTGATGTCATGATGAAAGAGGGAAGAACGCTGATTTTGGTGCCACGTGAGACGCCACTGCATGCCATCCATCTGGAAAACATGCTGAAGCTCTCACGGCTTGGTGTCCGAATGATTCCGGCCATGCCTGCTTTTTATTACAAACCCCAAACGATGGACGAGTTGATTCTGTTTCTGGTGGGTAAAGTGCTCGATAGTTTGCGCATCCCGCATCAACTGTTTACCAGATGGGGAGAACCGGATGAACGGGGATAG
- a CDS encoding polyprenyl synthetase family protein, translated as MKLLDIFGLLKKDMDYIEKELYRSVQGEQKLLSETSLHLLKAGGKRLRPVFVLLGGKFGTYDIERLKLVAVPLELIHSASLVHDDVIDNAATRRGKPTVKSKWDNRIAMYTGDYIYGKALEMTAGLCDPAIHRILAKAMVQMSIGEMEQIRDFFNTGQSVRNYLLRIRRKTALLIAVSCQLGALATRAPEHVSSLLYTYGYNVGMAFQIQDDVLDLVGTEKQLGKPPGSDMKQGNITLPVLYALQEPNLREPLLEEISRVQHEEGRASASDAIGMIRQSQGIAKAEALADRYMKKALDALDQLPNIKTTKNLRDIAHFVVKRTH; from the coding sequence ATGAAACTATTGGATATTTTCGGGTTGTTAAAAAAAGACATGGACTACATTGAAAAAGAGCTGTATCGCAGTGTTCAGGGAGAACAGAAGCTGCTAAGCGAAACGTCACTTCACCTGCTCAAGGCAGGGGGGAAACGTTTGCGTCCGGTATTTGTGTTACTCGGTGGGAAATTTGGTACATACGACATTGAACGTCTGAAGCTGGTAGCGGTTCCGCTGGAACTGATTCATTCGGCTTCTCTGGTTCACGATGATGTTATTGATAACGCCGCGACACGCAGAGGTAAACCAACGGTGAAGTCCAAATGGGATAATCGGATTGCCATGTACACCGGAGATTACATTTACGGCAAGGCGCTTGAAATGACTGCGGGCCTGTGCGATCCGGCGATACACCGTATTCTGGCCAAAGCGATGGTGCAGATGTCCATTGGTGAAATGGAGCAAATTCGGGACTTTTTCAATACGGGACAAAGTGTACGTAATTATCTCTTGCGCATTCGTCGCAAAACGGCGCTTCTTATTGCTGTCAGCTGCCAATTGGGGGCGCTTGCTACTCGTGCGCCGGAACATGTATCTTCGTTGCTGTACACCTACGGTTACAACGTGGGTATGGCGTTCCAGATTCAGGACGATGTGCTTGATCTGGTTGGAACCGAGAAGCAACTGGGCAAGCCTCCAGGCAGTGATATGAAGCAGGGAAATATTACGCTGCCTGTACTGTATGCATTGCAGGAACCCAACTTGCGTGAGCCTTTGCTGGAGGAGATAAGCCGCGTTCAGCACGAGGAGGGACGGGCGAGTGCATCCGATGCGATTGGAATGATTCGCCAAAGTCAAGGAATTGCTAAAGCAGAAGCCTTGGCTGACCGATATATGAAGAAAGCGCTCGATGCTCTGGATCAACTGCCTAACATCAAGACCACCAAAAACTTGCGTGATATCGCTCATTTTGTAGTCAAACGTACGCATTAA
- the ndk gene encoding nucleoside-diphosphate kinase — protein MDRTFLMVKPDGVQRGLIGRIVSRLEDKGFKLVAGKLVQMSEDQAKRHYAEHEGKPFFDDLVRFITSGPVFAMVWEGDDIVALARIVIGKTNVKEAAPGTIRGDFASHTPHNLIHGADSPESATREAANFFAPDELVTYDKSIAAWL, from the coding sequence ATGGATCGTACATTTTTGATGGTGAAGCCGGATGGTGTGCAGCGTGGTTTGATTGGGCGTATCGTTAGCCGTCTGGAAGACAAAGGATTTAAGTTGGTGGCAGGCAAGCTGGTGCAGATGTCTGAAGATCAGGCCAAACGCCATTATGCTGAACATGAGGGGAAACCGTTCTTCGATGATCTGGTTCGTTTTATCACATCTGGACCTGTATTTGCTATGGTCTGGGAAGGTGACGACATCGTGGCGCTTGCGCGCATCGTAATCGGGAAAACCAATGTGAAGGAAGCGGCTCCGGGTACCATTCGCGGAGATTTCGCCAGCCACACACCGCATAATCTGATTCATGGGGCGGATTCACCGGAAAGCGCCACTCGTGAAGCAGCAAACTTCTTTGCTCCGGATGAGCTGGTAACGTACGACAAGAGCATCGCAGCCTGGTTGTAA
- a CDS encoding protein-glutamate O-methyltransferase CheR: MLEQEQLLDPDYAGFIRKIKESTGIDLAQYKEGQMKRRLTTLRNKNGFHTFSIFFDAMQKDKSLFYEFLDRMTINVSEFWRNPNRWEVLRDEILPELLGPKRGVKVWSAACSTGEEPYTLAMILDTMGILKGSSITASDLDEGALAKAKEGRYMERSLKDVPKETANRYFKQDGLVYRIDEQLKSSVKFMKQNLLLDRFDEGYDLIVCRNVMIYFTEEAKNLLYHKFATSLRPGGILFVGSTEQIFSPGQYGLETAETFFYRKK, translated from the coding sequence ATGCTGGAGCAGGAACAACTACTAGACCCGGATTACGCCGGATTTATTCGGAAAATCAAAGAGAGCACAGGCATTGATCTTGCTCAATACAAGGAAGGCCAGATGAAAAGACGGCTGACCACACTTCGTAACAAAAACGGATTTCATACGTTTTCTATCTTTTTTGATGCCATGCAAAAGGACAAGTCTCTATTTTATGAGTTTCTGGACCGCATGACCATTAACGTCTCGGAATTTTGGCGCAACCCTAATCGCTGGGAAGTACTGCGGGATGAAATCTTGCCCGAGTTGCTGGGTCCGAAGCGTGGCGTTAAGGTGTGGAGTGCCGCTTGTTCCACAGGCGAAGAACCTTACACGCTGGCGATGATTCTGGACACGATGGGCATTCTTAAGGGAAGCTCCATTACGGCAAGTGACTTGGATGAAGGTGCTCTCGCAAAAGCCAAGGAAGGGCGTTATATGGAACGCTCGCTTAAAGATGTTCCGAAGGAAACGGCCAATCGATACTTCAAGCAGGATGGCTTGGTGTACCGTATTGATGAACAACTGAAAAGTTCAGTTAAGTTCATGAAGCAAAATCTGTTGCTGGATCGTTTTGACGAGGGATATGATCTGATTGTGTGCCGCAATGTCATGATCTATTTTACCGAGGAAGCCAAAAACCTGTTGTATCACAAGTTTGCAACAAGTTTGCGTCCAGGTGGTATTTTGTTCGTGGGCAGTACGGAACAGATTTTCTCCCCAGGACAATATGGTCTGGAGACAGCGGAAACATTCTTTTATCGCAAAAAATAA
- the aroC gene encoding chorismate synthase → MSLRYLTAGETHGPQLTAIIEGLPSNLNIDFEELNFQLHRRQKGYGRGRRMQIEKDQANFVGGIRHGYTTGAPVALVVQNNDWKHWQNIMNIEPIEGSDEEKRRVHRPRPGHADLNGGLKYNLKDLRNVLERSSARETTVRVACGAIARQFLAEFGIKVAGRVLRIGEIEAPYQDLPIDELIEVTEASSVRVTDAETEKKMEAYIDQIKQEGDSIGGIVECIVEGVPVGLGSHVQYDRKLDARIAQGVMSINAFKGVEIGIGFEAGTIRGSQVHDEIVHSEERGYHRATNRLGGFEGGMTNGMPVVVRGVMKPIPTLYKPLQSVDIDTKEAFTAQVERSDACAVPAASVVMEHVVAWEIAKAFLEKFGGDSMEEIRANFANYNNQLENY, encoded by the coding sequence ATGAGTTTACGCTATTTAACCGCAGGGGAGACGCACGGACCCCAATTAACCGCAATTATTGAAGGCTTGCCAAGCAATCTGAATATTGACTTTGAAGAGCTGAATTTTCAGCTTCACCGCCGCCAGAAGGGATATGGCCGTGGACGTCGCATGCAAATTGAGAAGGATCAGGCCAATTTCGTTGGTGGTATCCGTCACGGATATACAACGGGTGCTCCCGTAGCGTTGGTTGTTCAAAATAATGACTGGAAACACTGGCAGAATATTATGAATATTGAGCCGATTGAAGGCAGTGACGAAGAGAAACGTCGCGTTCATCGTCCACGTCCGGGACATGCCGACTTGAATGGCGGGCTCAAATATAACCTGAAAGATTTGCGTAATGTGCTGGAGCGTTCCAGTGCGCGTGAGACAACGGTGCGTGTAGCGTGTGGTGCTATTGCACGTCAATTCCTCGCTGAATTCGGAATCAAAGTAGCTGGACGTGTGTTGCGTATCGGAGAAATTGAAGCTCCTTATCAAGATCTGCCGATCGATGAACTGATCGAAGTGACAGAAGCTTCCTCCGTACGTGTAACTGATGCAGAAACCGAGAAGAAGATGGAAGCCTACATCGACCAGATCAAGCAGGAAGGCGACTCCATCGGTGGAATCGTTGAATGTATCGTTGAAGGTGTGCCTGTGGGTCTTGGTAGCCACGTACAATATGACCGTAAACTGGATGCACGGATTGCTCAGGGCGTAATGTCCATTAACGCATTCAAAGGTGTGGAAATTGGTATCGGGTTCGAAGCCGGAACGATTCGTGGTTCTCAGGTGCATGATGAGATTGTGCATAGTGAAGAGCGTGGTTATCACCGGGCTACCAACCGTTTGGGCGGATTCGAGGGCGGAATGACTAACGGTATGCCAGTTGTGGTACGTGGGGTTATGAAACCTATTCCTACGTTGTACAAACCGCTTCAAAGTGTGGATATCGATACCAAAGAAGCATTTACAGCTCAGGTTGAACGTTCTGATGCATGTGCTGTTCCGGCAGCGAGTGTCGTAATGGAGCATGTGGTAGCCTGGGAAATTGCAAAAGCTTTCCTTGAGAAATTTGGCGGAGACTCCATGGAGGAAATCCGCGCGAACTTTGCCAACTACAATAATCAACTGGAGAATTACTAA
- the aroB gene encoding 3-dehydroquinate synthase, with amino-acid sequence MRQLTVQLEERSYPILIGSGLLAQAPQYFEQYGLTKKSPLLIITDEHVAPKYLSGLEQTLRTAGFTVVSAVVPSGETSKSLSVYQDMMTVAIEGKLDRSSAIVALGGGVVGDLAGFVAATYMRGIKFVQVPTTILAHDSSVGGKVAVNHPLAKNMIGAFHQPELVLYDVDTLQTLPPRDVSAGLSEMLKHGLIRDEAFAYWCEEHADELLALDPEALGYGLERGCGIKAEIVSRDERENGERALLNLGHTIGHAIEAIAGYGEFLHGEAISIGMAGSALLGEKLGAPAGLYDDTVRMLRSLRLPVTMPKHLDTDALMDAMMHDKKFREGHMVFIIPDRIGAARIVKDVPVSAVRDVIELLKKGD; translated from the coding sequence ATGCGCCAGCTGACAGTGCAGTTGGAGGAGCGCTCTTATCCAATCCTGATTGGCAGCGGTCTGTTGGCTCAAGCGCCTCAATATTTTGAGCAATATGGCTTAACCAAAAAAAGCCCCTTACTCATTATTACCGATGAGCATGTGGCCCCCAAATACTTGTCTGGTCTGGAACAAACATTGCGTACGGCTGGTTTTACAGTCGTCTCCGCAGTTGTTCCATCGGGTGAAACATCCAAATCCCTTTCGGTATATCAGGATATGATGACTGTCGCCATTGAAGGCAAACTGGATCGCAGTTCGGCGATTGTTGCTCTAGGCGGGGGTGTAGTAGGGGATCTGGCTGGTTTTGTTGCTGCTACATATATGCGTGGAATCAAGTTTGTACAAGTGCCTACGACGATTCTGGCGCATGACAGCAGTGTTGGCGGCAAGGTGGCTGTCAATCATCCGCTGGCTAAAAATATGATCGGTGCATTCCATCAGCCAGAGCTGGTACTTTATGATGTGGATACTCTTCAAACCTTACCGCCACGCGATGTCTCGGCTGGTTTGTCAGAGATGCTGAAGCATGGACTGATTCGTGACGAAGCTTTTGCATACTGGTGTGAGGAGCATGCGGATGAGCTGCTTGCCCTTGATCCGGAAGCTCTGGGATATGGCTTGGAACGAGGCTGTGGTATTAAGGCAGAGATTGTATCGCGTGACGAACGGGAAAATGGAGAACGCGCATTGTTAAATCTGGGTCATACGATTGGTCATGCCATTGAAGCGATTGCCGGTTACGGCGAATTTCTGCATGGTGAAGCCATCTCGATTGGTATGGCGGGTTCGGCATTGCTCGGTGAGAAGTTGGGAGCCCCAGCAGGCCTCTATGACGATACGGTTCGCATGCTGCGTTCACTGCGCCTGCCGGTGACGATGCCAAAACATTTGGATACGGATGCATTAATGGATGCAATGATGCACGACAAAAAGTTCCGTGAAGGCCATATGGTCTTCATTATTCCTGACCGGATCGGCGCTGCCAGAATTGTGAAAGATGTACCGGTATCGGCAGTACGCGACGTCATTGAATTGCTCAAGAAGGGAGATTAA
- the aroH gene encoding chorismate mutase — protein sequence MVTRGIRGATTVTHNNEEHILKETAVLLQEIVDRNEIQPEDICSVWITMTGDLDAAFPAKAIRQLDGWELVPLMCALEVPVAGALPQCIRFMVHVNTAKGQNEINHVYLNGAQSLRPDLAAPSKS from the coding sequence ATGGTTACTCGGGGAATTCGCGGGGCTACTACGGTCACGCATAATAACGAAGAACATATTTTGAAAGAAACGGCTGTACTATTGCAGGAAATCGTGGATCGTAACGAGATCCAACCCGAAGATATTTGCAGTGTGTGGATTACGATGACTGGAGATTTGGATGCTGCTTTCCCGGCAAAGGCAATTCGCCAGTTGGATGGCTGGGAGCTTGTACCCTTGATGTGTGCGCTGGAAGTTCCGGTTGCAGGCGCCTTGCCACAGTGCATCCGTTTTATGGTACATGTTAACACTGCAAAAGGTCAGAATGAAATCAACCATGTGTATCTTAACGGAGCACAGTCTCTGCGTCCCGATTTGGCGGCACCTTCCAAATCGTAA